From uncultured Desulfobacter sp., the proteins below share one genomic window:
- a CDS encoding alkaline phosphatase family protein — translation MSHPKLLLLGIDGLCHRVVEHCQKSISLPTLSKLIQGGISAPLRSSLLPTSGSAWTSISTGVNPGKHGVTGFSRWEMCNGIPQLAGLFTSNNVSTEYFWETLDRTAGIRSLVIRVPCTFPARPFNGAMIVEEDFSIATAFPASLQHILNTPEHKIQEHWLGEEWENHAADVIQKTARMTHALYKETKPDLCFVVFYVLDFIHHRVGYTSDFFLKLMGLTEQAITSLLNMDDFTDVAVVSDHGMRLFAQQFLLEAWLLKEGFMMWDKERSCPDWNGTRLFCTPSDIPGNYGKLFINTQLVPETHRDSLLSEVRKRLLTPGPDGVPTALEVWDKSEIYSGPFVNSMPDLVFRTPPSTRVVSMWDNDVALSPEVLTTHPFLNAGCHAREGIFAWHGSNITSQFLQDGLDVMDVSAFILSRYGVPLPENYDGRVPSSIVQTSKVFSDIGSQPSVLPKCQGTGELRDQERIIESLQSLGYM, via the coding sequence ATGTCCCACCCTAAATTACTCTTGCTCGGTATTGACGGGCTTTGCCACCGCGTGGTTGAACATTGTCAAAAAAGCATATCCCTGCCAACGCTTTCCAAACTTATCCAAGGTGGTATCTCAGCCCCCCTGCGTTCCTCACTTCTCCCCACTTCAGGTTCAGCCTGGACCAGCATTAGCACTGGTGTCAACCCCGGGAAACACGGTGTAACAGGGTTCTCTCGCTGGGAGATGTGCAATGGAATCCCTCAATTGGCAGGGTTGTTTACGAGCAACAACGTATCTACGGAATATTTTTGGGAAACTCTGGATCGAACGGCAGGTATCAGATCGCTGGTCATACGCGTCCCCTGCACTTTTCCTGCAAGGCCCTTTAATGGCGCAATGATCGTTGAGGAAGATTTTTCTATAGCTACGGCATTTCCCGCCAGCCTACAGCACATTCTCAACACCCCTGAACATAAAATTCAGGAACACTGGCTCGGAGAAGAGTGGGAAAATCATGCTGCCGATGTGATTCAAAAGACTGCGCGCATGACCCATGCCCTATATAAGGAAACCAAGCCGGACTTATGCTTTGTGGTATTTTATGTCCTCGATTTCATACATCATCGTGTGGGATACACTTCCGATTTTTTTCTAAAATTGATGGGACTGACTGAACAGGCCATTACATCACTGCTAAATATGGATGATTTTACGGATGTTGCCGTTGTCTCGGATCATGGCATGCGCCTTTTTGCGCAACAGTTTTTACTTGAAGCTTGGCTTTTAAAAGAAGGGTTCATGATGTGGGATAAAGAGCGAAGTTGCCCTGACTGGAACGGTACCCGCCTTTTCTGCACGCCGTCTGATATCCCTGGAAACTACGGCAAATTATTTATAAACACGCAACTGGTGCCGGAAACGCATCGAGACTCCTTGTTAAGCGAAGTTCGAAAGCGCCTACTAACTCCTGGCCCGGACGGAGTTCCTACGGCTTTGGAAGTATGGGACAAAAGTGAAATTTACTCTGGTCCCTTTGTCAACAGCATGCCCGACCTCGTATTTCGCACCCCACCCAGCACCCGTGTCGTAAGTATGTGGGATAACGATGTAGCTCTATCCCCTGAAGTTTTGACAACCCATCCCTTCCTCAATGCAGGCTGTCACGCCCGGGAAGGCATCTTTGCCTGGCATGGCTCAAACATTACATCACAATTTCTGCAAGATGGGCTTGATGTGATGGATGTAAGCGCCTTTATTCTTTCCAGGTACGGGGTGCCGCTTCCTGAAAATTATGACGGTCGAGTACCCAGTTCCATAGTTCAAACCTCGAAGGTTTTTTCCGATATAGGGAGTCAGCCGTCTGTTTTGCCCAAATGTCAAGGCACAGGGGAACTAAGAGACCAGGAACGTATAATAGAATCATTGCAGTCCCTTGGATATATGTAA
- a CDS encoding WbqC family protein, whose protein sequence is MNHLKKQLSSSPCRLAIQQPEHAPWLGFFHKMMHVDIYVYLDNVQFKKRYFENRNKIRTPDGWIWTTAPVIVKGRYTQNIRDVELTPDHGWKRSYAGRLHSSYGKSTGSPELLHWLQETWLPTPHCLLLDMNLSFINYIRNLLFIDTPTLLASDLTSAKLRGSDLILNICRRTGANIYISGPDGRNYLDQEAFSSAGVKIKYHDFKPPVYPQMHPGPFLSHMSISDALFNIGPAATRKMLKEIS, encoded by the coding sequence ATGAACCATCTAAAAAAACAATTGTCTTCCTCCCCATGCCGATTGGCGATTCAACAACCAGAACACGCCCCATGGCTGGGTTTCTTTCATAAGATGATGCATGTAGATATTTACGTATATTTAGATAATGTACAGTTTAAAAAACGCTATTTCGAGAATAGAAACAAAATCCGTACCCCAGATGGTTGGATTTGGACGACCGCACCTGTAATAGTTAAAGGGAGGTATACCCAGAACATCCGTGATGTGGAACTTACACCTGATCATGGCTGGAAACGTTCTTATGCAGGACGTTTACACTCAAGCTACGGCAAATCCACAGGAAGCCCGGAATTGTTACATTGGTTACAGGAAACCTGGTTACCGACTCCCCACTGCCTGCTTTTGGATATGAACCTGAGTTTTATAAATTACATCCGAAATCTTCTTTTTATCGACACGCCAACTCTGTTGGCGTCTGATTTGACATCTGCCAAACTGAGGGGCTCGGATTTAATTTTAAACATTTGTCGCAGGACAGGTGCTAACATATACATTTCAGGGCCTGACGGCAGAAATTATTTGGATCAGGAGGCGTTCTCATCAGCCGGTGTCAAAATAAAGTATCACGATTTCAAGCCTCCCGTTTATCCTCAGATGCACCCTGGCCCTTTTCTTTCACACATGTCTATATCTGATGCGCTTTTCAACATCGGCCCTGCTGCAACTCGAAAAATGCTTAAGGAAATTTCATGA
- a CDS encoding N-acetylneuraminate synthase family protein, translated as MENYFEISGRPIGNDYPAYIVCEIGINHEGDFNLARNMVKAAAQTGADSVKFQWERPASKVIEGDVEHDELTRQFFSIEQLAELFSLANANDMACSAVIADHRDLKYVRKLGADYFKIESDDLTYLDLISDVGESGAALMLSTGVATLEQVSAAVQAFLDTGNERLVLLHTVSAYPTPDDQVQLDIIEIYKKAFECMVGYCDHTEDDLAVLAAASRGVHVIEKHFTLDRRAKGSDWEVSLEPEAFSQLVRNIRRIERMGGQGVKRIFEPEKGKERLIRRSIVAARDIQQGEILTRENIALKKPGSGLGPELLPLFLGKPCKRQILKEAFIREDMV; from the coding sequence ATGGAAAATTATTTTGAAATTTCTGGAAGACCTATCGGTAACGATTATCCAGCATATATCGTATGTGAAATTGGTATCAACCATGAAGGAGACTTCAATCTTGCCCGAAATATGGTCAAGGCGGCGGCTCAAACGGGGGCAGATTCGGTTAAATTTCAATGGGAACGACCGGCCTCTAAGGTTATAGAAGGGGATGTGGAGCACGATGAACTTACGCGCCAGTTTTTTTCTATCGAGCAGCTGGCAGAGTTGTTTTCACTGGCTAATGCCAATGATATGGCGTGTTCTGCTGTGATTGCAGACCATCGTGACCTAAAATATGTGAGAAAACTAGGTGCCGACTATTTTAAAATTGAATCGGACGATTTGACTTACCTCGATCTGATTAGCGATGTGGGGGAAAGCGGTGCGGCTCTTATGCTGTCTACGGGTGTTGCCACTCTGGAGCAGGTAAGCGCTGCCGTACAAGCCTTCCTGGACACCGGCAATGAGCGTCTTGTCCTTTTGCATACGGTATCTGCCTATCCGACACCTGACGATCAAGTGCAGTTAGATATCATAGAGATATATAAAAAGGCTTTCGAGTGTATGGTGGGATACTGCGACCATACGGAAGATGATTTAGCCGTCCTCGCAGCCGCGTCACGTGGCGTCCATGTCATTGAAAAACATTTCACTTTGGACCGCCGGGCCAAAGGTTCAGACTGGGAAGTTTCTTTGGAACCTGAAGCCTTCTCTCAGCTTGTTAGAAACATCCGGAGAATTGAGAGGATGGGCGGCCAAGGAGTTAAACGCATCTTTGAACCGGAAAAAGGAAAGGAGCGTTTAATTCGACGGAGCATTGTGGCTGCCAGGGATATCCAACAGGGTGAAATTCTAACCCGGGAAAACATCGCACTAAAAAAGCCAGGAAGCGGTTTGGGGCCCGAGCTGCTGCCTCTGTTCCTTGGAAAGCCTTGTAAAAGACAAATCCTCAAAGAAGCCTTTATCCGAGAAGACATGGTCTGA
- a CDS encoding IS91 family transposase yields MRLSHIIEEYYDAFLTRYGDTALPEQIKALNAIVSCRTPDAGQIYTVCPDCNHTQLHPLSCGNRNCPHCQNHETSQWIDRQQNKQLPVQYFMVTFTLPCQFREVAYRNQRTVYSLMFSCVSSTLKEFGLNPRHLGAQIGMTMVLHTHSRRLDFHPHIHVVVPGGGVDPSRRQWKKKKGKYLFNRKALAKVFRARFLNGLNKENLPIPKGARSKWIVDCARVGTGMSALKYLSRYLYRGVISERNIIANQDGRVTFMYIDGKTKEMCRRTLKGEEFLHLILLHVLPRGFRRARDYGFLHGNAKKLLFLVQMILHVRIMAIVLRPRPVFKCPHCGKPMKILGIKPVGTG; encoded by the coding sequence ATGCGACTTTCTCATATCATTGAAGAATATTATGATGCATTTCTGACTCGTTACGGGGATACGGCATTGCCGGAACAGATCAAAGCCTTAAACGCCATAGTTAGTTGCCGTACACCAGACGCCGGGCAGATTTATACGGTCTGTCCAGACTGCAATCATACACAACTGCATCCACTGTCCTGTGGAAACCGCAATTGTCCCCATTGTCAAAACCATGAGACAAGCCAATGGATTGACCGGCAGCAAAATAAACAGCTTCCCGTCCAGTATTTCATGGTAACTTTTACCTTGCCCTGTCAGTTCAGGGAAGTTGCATACCGGAATCAACGGACAGTTTATTCTCTGATGTTTTCATGTGTATCCAGCACGTTGAAAGAATTTGGGCTAAATCCCCGGCACCTTGGGGCCCAAATCGGTATGACCATGGTTCTTCACACTCATAGCAGAAGATTGGATTTTCACCCGCATATTCATGTAGTTGTTCCAGGTGGCGGTGTTGACCCATCCAGGCGGCAATGGAAAAAGAAAAAAGGCAAGTATTTGTTTAATCGAAAAGCCCTGGCCAAAGTTTTTCGGGCACGTTTCCTGAACGGATTGAACAAAGAGAATTTGCCAATTCCCAAAGGTGCTCGTTCCAAATGGATTGTCGATTGTGCCAGGGTCGGAACCGGCATGTCTGCCCTGAAGTACCTGTCCAGATATTTATACCGGGGAGTGATCAGCGAACGTAATATCATTGCCAATCAGGATGGCCGGGTTACCTTCATGTATATTGACGGTAAAACCAAAGAGATGTGCAGGCGAACCCTTAAAGGAGAGGAGTTTCTGCACCTGATCCTGCTTCATGTGTTGCCCAGGGGATTTCGTAGGGCAAGAGATTACGGCTTTCTTCACGGGAATGCCAAGAAATTGCTCTTCCTAGTACAGATGATTCTCCACGTTCGGATTATGGCAATAGTGCTTCGGCCAAGGCCTGTTTTTAAATGCCCCCATTGCGGGAAGCCTATGAAAATCCTCGGAATAAAGCCTGTCGGTACAGGATAG
- a CDS encoding DegT/DnrJ/EryC1/StrS family aminotransferase: MFVPFESTARQKYITLLEEVFDSGFLSEGSMVKRFEAGFSELTGGLKCVALANCGLGLMAALEYIGVEGGEVIVPTNTFMATPLSVRRAGARVVYADCNREDLCLSFKDLKKRITPLTRAVIIVHIGGHLAFETEQIAAYLKKRNIALIEDCAHAHGGVLNGRCAGSFGLAGIYSFYATKTMPLGEGGILTTRELSLVNWTQKWRNYGKFEYKIPGINARMNEVTAALGLVQLERLPMILKWKQKLAEKYDQIFDNRIHFPKGMQSGYYKYIVFNTDPAEKTGAVFDTLCHEIDGLTDCFPNAEWVSRHHACPPIFFGWDGADLSSKDLSKRLKLSQ; the protein is encoded by the coding sequence ATGTTCGTCCCCTTTGAATCGACCGCACGCCAAAAATATATTACTTTGTTGGAGGAAGTTTTTGATTCGGGCTTCCTATCTGAAGGCTCCATGGTAAAACGTTTCGAGGCTGGATTTTCAGAACTCACCGGCGGACTTAAATGTGTAGCCCTTGCTAATTGTGGGTTGGGCCTAATGGCAGCATTGGAATATATCGGAGTTGAAGGAGGGGAAGTAATTGTTCCCACTAATACATTCATGGCCACTCCCCTATCAGTCCGAAGAGCTGGCGCAAGGGTCGTTTATGCAGACTGCAATCGCGAAGATCTTTGCCTTTCATTCAAGGACTTGAAAAAACGAATTACCCCTCTTACACGAGCTGTTATAATTGTCCATATTGGTGGTCATCTCGCCTTTGAAACAGAGCAAATTGCAGCCTACCTGAAAAAACGAAATATTGCCCTTATCGAAGATTGTGCCCATGCACATGGAGGAGTCTTGAACGGACGCTGCGCAGGCAGTTTTGGTCTTGCAGGCATTTATTCATTTTACGCTACTAAGACGATGCCTTTGGGAGAGGGCGGCATACTAACAACCCGTGAGCTATCATTGGTAAATTGGACGCAAAAATGGCGCAACTACGGTAAGTTTGAATATAAAATTCCCGGAATCAATGCACGTATGAACGAAGTAACTGCGGCCCTCGGATTGGTGCAATTGGAAAGATTACCCATGATTTTAAAATGGAAACAAAAGCTCGCGGAGAAATATGATCAAATTTTTGATAATCGGATTCACTTCCCCAAGGGCATGCAATCCGGCTATTACAAGTACATCGTTTTTAACACCGATCCTGCCGAAAAAACTGGTGCCGTGTTTGATACACTTTGCCATGAAATCGACGGATTAACAGACTGTTTCCCCAATGCAGAATGGGTTAGTAGGCATCACGCTTGCCCCCCTATATTCTTTGGCTGGGACGGTGCCGATCTATCATCTAAAGATTTGTCAAAACGCCTAAAATTATCTCAGTAA
- a CDS encoding alkaline phosphatase family protein: MKRKALVIGLDGVPFGMLQQLMLEGIMPELAKIASGGHFGSMEVPLPPLSSVSWSSFMTGKGPASHGIFGFTDLGLNHELRLPSFLDLQSPTIFDLLGKKGLHSVVINMPATYPARPIPGMLVSGFVAPDLNRATYPAGLARDLADMGYRTDINMPECRKDHSRLFQELEQTLVCREKTANLLWDAAPWDLFVLIITGTDRLMHFCYDAWIDHHSHRHKDFLNYFRKVDAVIGRLYRRFTDSSKEDKALVLLSDHGFCELRLEVYLNRALSDVGLLNFRIPNPRLPSDIEPQTTQAFVLDPGRVHVNIKGRYNKGIVPEKQRSKVLEKVLKRLTALRYEGKPVVHSVVYKEKAFNGPMQELAPDAVLIPQRGVEFKGALNSKNIFSISQLKGTHTHDNAFWLTSIDAISWPPPQNIMELSQLLLQWLLKGEPV, translated from the coding sequence TTGAAGCGTAAAGCTCTTGTTATTGGATTGGATGGTGTACCCTTTGGTATGCTACAGCAATTAATGCTGGAAGGAATAATGCCGGAGTTGGCGAAGATCGCTTCCGGCGGTCATTTCGGCTCCATGGAAGTTCCCTTGCCACCTTTGTCTTCTGTATCCTGGTCCAGCTTTATGACCGGCAAGGGGCCTGCGTCACACGGGATATTCGGATTTACTGACCTCGGCCTAAATCATGAACTCAGGCTGCCCTCTTTTTTAGATCTTCAGAGTCCCACCATATTCGACCTGCTTGGGAAAAAAGGACTGCATAGTGTGGTCATCAATATGCCTGCAACCTATCCTGCGAGGCCGATTCCTGGCATGCTGGTTTCTGGCTTTGTAGCTCCAGATTTGAACAGAGCGACTTATCCGGCGGGTTTGGCCCGAGATTTGGCTGATATGGGTTACCGAACTGACATTAATATGCCTGAATGTCGGAAAGATCACAGCAGGTTGTTTCAGGAGTTGGAACAGACTTTGGTCTGCCGGGAAAAAACTGCAAACTTGCTTTGGGATGCGGCTCCGTGGGACCTTTTTGTATTGATTATAACCGGAACCGACAGGCTCATGCATTTTTGCTATGATGCCTGGATCGATCACCATTCTCACCGGCATAAAGACTTTCTTAACTATTTTCGTAAAGTAGATGCTGTTATAGGGAGGTTGTACCGCAGATTTACGGATAGCTCAAAAGAAGATAAAGCCTTAGTGCTCCTTTCCGACCACGGGTTTTGTGAACTTCGGTTGGAGGTATATCTTAACCGAGCTCTCAGCGATGTAGGACTATTAAATTTCCGAATACCTAATCCCAGACTGCCATCAGACATTGAGCCTCAGACTACACAGGCCTTTGTTCTTGATCCCGGCCGTGTACATGTGAACATCAAAGGACGCTATAACAAGGGAATTGTGCCTGAAAAGCAGCGCAGTAAGGTGCTTGAAAAGGTGTTAAAGCGATTAACTGCCCTTCGATATGAAGGGAAACCTGTCGTTCATTCCGTCGTTTATAAGGAAAAAGCATTCAATGGTCCGATGCAGGAATTAGCACCCGATGCAGTGCTCATTCCTCAGCGCGGTGTTGAGTTTAAAGGCGCGTTAAACTCAAAAAATATTTTTTCCATAAGTCAGTTGAAAGGGACTCATACTCATGATAATGCGTTCTGGTTAACATCTATAGATGCGATTTCCTGGCCGCCGCCCCAAAATATCATGGAATTATCGCAATTACTCTTACAATGGTTATTGAAAGGGGAACCGGTATGA
- a CDS encoding phosphoadenosine phosphosulfate reductase family protein — MNTEIEDLYTRYGANKLLQLTLSEKLTLTKNFLNESLRAKPDTLALCWTGGKDSTLLLWLTREVCHEQGLQMPLIVTIDELDTFPEIRMFIQNLSDLWNMEVITLYNKGLASRHPILQEPIPVAELDHANQTALMEIGYIEPYFPFEPESVAGNHLTKTVPLRTFIKNQKITGLFVALRWDEHIARAKESPVSLRNNPPHSRLHPMLYFRECDVWNIIMQYKVPFCELYRNGYRSLGARSATRPVVPGIPAWEQDLDATSERQGRGQDKELAMEQLRALGYM; from the coding sequence ATGAATACAGAAATAGAGGATTTATATACTCGTTACGGAGCGAATAAACTGTTACAACTCACCCTGTCGGAAAAATTGACGTTAACTAAAAATTTTTTAAACGAATCGTTAAGGGCCAAGCCTGATACTCTGGCTCTTTGCTGGACCGGAGGAAAAGACAGCACTCTGTTGCTTTGGCTTACCCGTGAGGTGTGCCATGAGCAGGGACTGCAAATGCCGCTGATTGTTACGATCGACGAGTTGGACACATTCCCCGAAATTCGTATGTTTATACAAAATCTCAGCGACCTCTGGAATATGGAAGTTATCACCCTTTATAATAAAGGCTTGGCATCACGCCATCCCATCCTTCAGGAACCAATTCCGGTAGCAGAATTGGATCACGCGAATCAAACTGCGTTGATGGAAATAGGCTATATTGAACCGTATTTCCCTTTCGAGCCTGAATCTGTGGCAGGTAACCATCTGACAAAAACTGTGCCCTTGAGGACTTTTATAAAAAATCAAAAGATTACAGGCCTTTTTGTGGCTCTACGGTGGGATGAACATATTGCCCGTGCAAAAGAGTCTCCTGTCAGTCTAAGAAATAATCCTCCACATTCACGCTTGCACCCAATGCTCTATTTCAGGGAATGCGATGTATGGAACATAATTATGCAATATAAAGTGCCCTTTTGCGAACTATACCGAAACGGATACCGTTCATTGGGCGCTCGTTCGGCCACCCGACCGGTTGTGCCGGGCATACCCGCATGGGAACAGGACCTGGACGCCACCAGTGAACGTCAAGGCCGAGGGCAGGACAAAGAACTGGCCATGGAGCAGCTCAGAGCACTTGGATATATGTGA
- a CDS encoding PIG-L deacetylase family protein, giving the protein MNILVVAPHMDDEVLGPGGTIRHHALQGDSVHVCYIADRVYNHKTNSLQINQDRANASKATELLGVSDLTFLGLPDERLDGFVQDILIPLEDCFNRVDPDWLYVCHGGDLNQDHRATFHATMIAARPAAQKKLSKILCYEVPSSTDQAPPGGAMPFTPNVFIDITMHIDTKVDALRHYSDEMRPFPHPRSEKGLRALAATRGMQANIPAAEAFILLREIVR; this is encoded by the coding sequence ATGAATATCCTCGTAGTGGCTCCGCACATGGATGACGAAGTACTCGGCCCCGGTGGCACCATTAGACACCATGCATTGCAAGGAGACTCCGTGCACGTTTGTTATATTGCGGATAGGGTGTACAACCACAAAACAAATTCACTGCAAATCAATCAAGACCGGGCAAACGCCAGTAAAGCAACTGAACTGCTCGGCGTATCTGATCTCACGTTTTTAGGCCTGCCAGATGAACGCTTAGACGGATTTGTTCAAGACATCCTTATTCCGCTTGAGGACTGTTTCAACCGCGTTGACCCGGATTGGCTTTACGTTTGCCACGGTGGAGACCTGAACCAGGATCACAGAGCCACATTCCACGCAACTATGATTGCAGCACGCCCGGCTGCTCAAAAAAAACTTTCCAAAATTCTATGCTACGAGGTTCCATCTTCTACGGACCAAGCTCCGCCCGGGGGAGCCATGCCTTTTACACCTAACGTTTTTATAGATATTACTATGCATATAGACACAAAAGTGGACGCTTTGCGCCACTATTCAGACGAGATGAGACCCTTTCCACACCCCCGTTCGGAAAAAGGATTGCGTGCACTTGCAGCCACACGCGGTATGCAAGCAAATATTCCTGCAGCAGAGGCGTTTATATTACTTCGGGAAATTGTACGTTAA